One genomic window of Choloepus didactylus isolate mChoDid1 chromosome 27, mChoDid1.pri, whole genome shotgun sequence includes the following:
- the DKKL1 gene encoding dickkopf-like protein 1, producing MWHPLVLLLLLPSVSVPPSTAAPIRDAEGQDNSSAFLGLRSILRGFSQLFQKDDLLRNLDNFFSAPIDFRGLPRNYHQEENQERQLGNNTLSSHHQIDKVTDNKTGKVLISEKVVASIKPADGNLEGDWKFPEVEEKEAPAPLQRSMDSLQGKSRHRVAFWIMKLPQRRSHQDTQEGGRWLSEKRHRLQAIRDGLREGTHEDTLEDGVQRFPHSRLPDHRAHFVYILRPSQHL from the exons ATGTGGCACCCGCTGGTCCTGCTGCTTCTGCTCCCCTCTGTCTCCGTGCCCCCCTCTACTGCAGCTCCAATCCGCGATGCTGAAGGCCAGGATAACTCCTCGGCTTTTCTGGGCCTCCGGAGCATACTCCGAGGCTTCAGCCAACTTTTTCAGAAA GATGACCTGCTTCGAAATTTGGACAACTTCTTCTCTGCCCCCATCGACTTCCGTGGCCTCCCGAGGAACTACCACCAAGAGGAGAACCAGGAGCGCCAGCTGGGGAACAACACCCTCTCCAGCCACCACCAGATCGACAAG GTGACTGACAACAAGACAGGGAAGGTGTTGATCTCCGAGAAGGTGGTGGCCTCCATCAAACCGGCAGATGGGAACTTGGAGGGTGACTGGAAG TTTCCTGAGGTGGAGGAGAAGGAGGCCCCGGCCCCTTTGCAGAGGTCCATGGACAGCTTGCAAGGCAAGAGCCGCCACCGGGTGGCCTTCTGGATCATGAAGCTGCCCCAGCGCAGGTCCCACCAGGACACCCAGGAGGGCGGCCGTTGGCTGAGCGAGAAGCGCCACCGGCTACAGGCCATCCGGGATGGACTCCGCGAGGGGACCCATGAGGACACCCTGGAAGATGGGGTCCAGCGCTTCCCCCACTCCAGGCTGCCCGACCACAGGGCCCACTTCGTGTACATCCTCAGACCCTCCCAGCACCTATAG